The following are from one region of the Candidatus Rokuibacteriota bacterium genome:
- a CDS encoding integron integrase, protein MANRDAQPAVRISPSPAPAASPPSGAPKLRLLDQVRLAIRSRHLSHHTEQAYIGWINRFIFFHGKRHLGEMGETEIGRFLSSLASDLHVSPSTQNQALNALLFLYREVLERQIGLIQGVVRAKRPRRLPVILTKEEVKRLLGCLKGTPWLMGMLLYGAGLRLMECCRLRVKDIDFSRNQIVVRAGKGDKDRYTMLPATVKEPLLRHLQAVRRQHEHDLQRGLGLVSLPNALERKYPNAGKEWG, encoded by the coding sequence ATGGCAAACCGGGATGCGCAACCTGCTGTACGCATCTCTCCGTCCCCTGCTCCCGCTGCCTCTCCTCCGTCGGGCGCACCAAAGCTCAGGCTGCTTGATCAGGTGCGCCTGGCGATTCGCTCGCGACACCTCAGCCACCACACCGAGCAGGCCTATATTGGTTGGATCAACCGGTTCATCTTTTTTCACGGCAAGCGACATCTGGGAGAGATGGGCGAGACAGAGATCGGCCGGTTTTTGTCCAGCCTGGCGTCCGATCTCCACGTAAGTCCTTCAACGCAAAACCAGGCATTGAATGCTCTACTGTTCCTTTACCGCGAGGTGCTCGAAAGGCAGATCGGCTTGATCCAGGGAGTCGTTCGCGCCAAAAGGCCAAGGCGATTACCCGTCATCCTGACTAAAGAGGAGGTCAAGCGGCTGCTGGGCTGCCTGAAGGGCACTCCATGGTTGATGGGCATGCTTCTTTATGGAGCGGGGCTGCGGCTTATGGAGTGTTGCCGCCTCCGCGTCAAGGACATCGACTTTTCTCGGAACCAGATCGTCGTCCGAGCCGGCAAGGGCGACAAGGATCGCTACACGATGCTCCCCGCGACAGTCAAAGAACCTCTTCTCCGCCACCTGCAAGCCGTCAGACGCCAGCACGAACACGATCTCCAGAGGGGCCTCGGCCTGGTGAGCCTCCCCAACGCCCTTGAGCGGAAGTATCCCAACGCGGGGAAAGAATGGGG